GGTATTGTTCTTTGGTCCTTCTAATTTTATTTTTATATAATTATTGCCAATTTTTTCTGCATTATTTTGATAGATGAATGCTGGGTCGTCAATATTATTTACAATCAGATCTAAATCACCATCATTATCTAGATCTGCAACAGCAGCACCATTAGAGAAGCTAGGGATTTGCATACCCCAATCTTCTGTTTTTTTAGTAAAGGTGAGATCTCCATTATTTTTGTAGCTGTAATTAGAAATTTTGTTTTCTTTGAATAGATTAATAATATATTGCGCATTCTCTTCATTTGTGCTTGTTCTAGCTGTTGCGCTTCGCATATAGGCTGAAAATTTCGCATTTGCATCTTTATCCCAAATATCACGTTTAAAGCCATTGGTGATGTATAAATCTCTGTACCCATCATTGTCAAAATCACTTCCTAAACATGACCAACTCCAGTCTGTTTTCGAGATTCCAGAATATTGAGCAATATCACTGTAAATTCCGTTACCACGATTTAACTGTAGTTGATTGTGCATGTATTGGTAATGAAAACCATTGTTGGTCAAATCTTTAAACAGTTTAATGTTCATAGAAGCCATTGTGGTTTTAGAGCGTTCATAATCCTCAGGAAGCATTTCTAATTGTATGATATCTTCAAAACCATCATTGTTAAAGTCAACGACATCTATACCCATAGCATAAAATGGGATGTGATTAAATCGTTTTTCTATTTGATCTTCAAAAGTTTTGTTTTTTTGGTTGATGTATAAATAATCACGTTCTAAGTAATCATTAGCAACCATGATATCCGTATAACCATCACTATTAAAATCTGCTGTGGCTAAACCTAAACCATACCCATAATTATTTTTTATTCCAGAAGTTTTGCCAAGCTCTTTAAACGTGCCGTTTTCATTTATAAATAGTTTATCTCGGAACATATCTTCTTCTTTTGCCTTGCCTTGTAATACTTGTTCATAGCCCATAAAAAATTTATTAGGTCTATTGGTTAAATATAGATCTAGATCATTATCATTATCTAAATCAAAAAAAGAGGCCATTAAAGAATAGCCAGAATCATCTAGACCATATTTTTTGGCCTCTTCTTTAAATGTAGAATCACCTTGATTAATATACAGTAAATTTTTTCTGTCATTTTCAGTATCAATATGACCGCCTCGGCAGATGTAAATATCTTGTAATCCGTCTCCATTAATATCGGCCATGACAACACCATTATGCCAGCCTTTACCACCAGCTACATTTGCTTTATTTGTAATATCTTCAAAAACAAGATTTCCTTTATTTAGATACAATTTATTGGGCACCTCATTGCCTACAAAATAAATATCAGATAAGCCATCATTATTAATATCACCAATAGCAACTCCTGCACCATTGTATACATAGTTAAAAACAGCAAAGAAGTTATTGAAGTTTTCCTCTATGTGATTATTGAAAGTGATGTTTGTTTGTTTTTGGTCTATCAGCGTAAATAATTTACCCTTTTCTTCTGGAGTGTTATTCGGTTCTTTTTTTTCTTTTTTTGAATTAGTACAACTAAGTAAAAGACAGCAAACAGTTATTATTTTAAGTAAAGATTTCATATGATGAAGAATAATATAAGTACGTAAGATTTTTTGCTCGTATTTAGTTAGGACTCTAGAACCAAAGGGGCCTGTCTATAGTACAATTTAAAAAGGCTTATTTGTTTTTTACCAAATAAGCCCTTTTAAATTAATTCAAAATACTCTTAATATCCCTCGTTTTGGATGAGGTTAGGATTTATATCCAATTCAGATTGTGGTATTGGCCATCTAATTTCATAGTCTTGAAATTCAGGTCCTGGATCACCAGCATTAGGTCCTCCTTGTGTTATTCCAGAGATTGCTTCTTTATACACACCAAATCGTGTTAAGTCATTACGCCTCCATCCTTCAAAGCATAATTCTTTTCTTCGTTCTGAAAGGAGTTCTGAGGCGTTATCTGCCTGATTTGAAAGAATCATATTGGGCAAGGCCGTTTCACTCATTCTAGCCCTAGCTCTTAACCTATTGATGGTCATATCTAAATCTGCTTGAGTTAATGTTCCTTGACCATTTCTTGCTTCTGCATACATTAATAATACGTCTGCGTAGCGAATGTAAGGATTATCAAAAGGAGTATCATTAGGATAGTTGTTAGGCTTTTCAGCATGCCATTTCCAGCCTCTCCAATTGTTTTTATTTACGGTATGTGTCGTAATATCTGTAGCGCCTTCTTCAGGAGTAGATTCATTTGCTTGATGTTTTGCCACATTATTAAATAATCTTGCGTCTTCTCTATCATAAGATTCTTCGTGGCTATGATTTATATAGACTGTTCCCCAGCCACCGCCATTGGTTACTTGTCCATTAGGGCCATAAAAAGTACTTAAGATACCACCTTCATTTAAAGAAGGTCCGTCCATGCTAATAGCGTAAACCATTTCATTACTTTGTTCATGATTTAAATCAAAAACATCTTTATAATTGTCTAGTAAATCATAAGTACCACTATCCATAACTTGCTTAAGTACTGTTTCGGTATTTGCAAACTTATCTGTTTGGTTAAGAGGGAAACCTGTCATTTGAAGGTATAATTTTCCTAACAATGCCAGAGCAGCTCCTTTTGTAGCTCTTCCTCCGCCTTGTTCATCTGGTAAGATTGCTGCAGCTTCTTGTAAATCTTTGATCATAAAATCATAGACTGCCTCAGGTGTGGCTTGAGAAACTTCTAAAGCGTCTAAATCTTTTGTCTCACTAGTCATTAGAGGGATGTTTTCCCAAGTAGATACTAAAGAAAAATTAACCATTGTTCTAAGGTATTTAGCTTCTGCAACAAATTTATTTTTATCCTCAGAATTAATTTGATCTTCTGTCATTGCACCAACTCTATCAATAACACTATTTATTCTATTTAGAGAGACAAATAGGTCTTCCCAAATTTTACGTATAAGTGAGTTGGAAGGGGTTACTTGATGTAAGTAAATAAATTTACGATCTCCAGCCCAGGGTGGGGAAGTTACTTCATCTGCAGCAACTGTACCCCACTGTACAGCCCATCCTTCTTTACCTTGACCTCCAGAAGAAACTGTGTGTTGCACAGCATCATAAGCTCCAATTAAATAAGTTTCGGCTCCTTTTTTGTCAACCAACAATGCATCGGGTGTTAGGAATTGAGTTGGTTCTTCGTTTAATATATCATCATCACATGACGCCAATGATAGCACTAAACTTGCTATGATTGATAGGTGTACTAGTTTATATTTTTTCATTTTTTTCATTTTTTTGGTTATGTTTTTAGAATCCTATATTGAGTCCTAATCTAAATGTTCTGGGTCTTGGATAAGAATCGGCATCTAAACCAGGTGTAAGCTGATTTGAGCCCACACTGACATCTGGATCATACCCATTATAATCACTCCATACATACACGTTATCTACAGCACCATAAACACGCAAAGATCTTATTCCTAGCTTACTTTTTAAATCATTCGGAAGTTCATAACCAAGCGTTATATTGCTTAACCTAAAGTAAGAACCATCTTGAATTAAGTTAGAATAGGCAGTACCATTTATACCAGCATCGCCATCGCCCCAAATAGAAGGTTCTATGGTGTTAGGTGTTTCTGGAGTCCATCTGTTGGAAACTCTAGAATATTTATTAAAAAAAGGAATGGCTTGTGCTGTTCCTTTATTTAAACTTTTGTTATAGATGTCATTCCCATAAGACCATTGTGTTAGCACCGAAAGGTCAAAATTTTTGTAGGTGATATTATTTGTAAAACCTCCAAAATGTTTAGGCAATGCATTACCAATTATTTTTCTATCATCAGAATTTACAATTCCATCAGCAGCGTCTGGGACACCGTCCCCATCTGTATCTACCGTTATTTGATCTGCAAATTTAGGCATACCAGGTCTGTATTTTGTTGGGTCTGGTTGTCCAGATGAAAGCACCGTTCCTTCTTTTAACTCATAAACAACATCATACCATACTAGTTCTTGATCTGCTGCATCTTGTCTTAATTTTTCTCCTGCCTGGGCATCAGATAAACCGTCAAAAGCAGCAAAATCGCCATAGTTGTATACACCGTCTACTTCTAGACCATACATAGAACCTAATGATTCTCCTACTTTTATAATATAATCATTTTGGATTTGATTATCTCCTAGAGCGTTGACAAAAAACTGTTCTGCTTTTCCTAAGTCTAGTACCTCGTTTTTGTTAAAACTAATATTAAAGTTACTCGTCCATTTGAAATTATCAGTTTGAACATTTGTGGTCGTTAAGGAAAATTCTAAACCTTTATTTTCTACTTGACCTAAGTTTTTGAAAACTGTTTTGAAACCTGAAGTAGAAGGCAGTGGCACTTCTAGTAA
This genomic stretch from Cellulophaga algicola DSM 14237 harbors:
- a CDS encoding RagB/SusD family nutrient uptake outer membrane protein, giving the protein MKKYKLVHLSIIASLVLSLASCDDDILNEEPTQFLTPDALLVDKKGAETYLIGAYDAVQHTVSSGGQGKEGWAVQWGTVAADEVTSPPWAGDRKFIYLHQVTPSNSLIRKIWEDLFVSLNRINSVIDRVGAMTEDQINSEDKNKFVAEAKYLRTMVNFSLVSTWENIPLMTSETKDLDALEVSQATPEAVYDFMIKDLQEAAAILPDEQGGGRATKGAALALLGKLYLQMTGFPLNQTDKFANTETVLKQVMDSGTYDLLDNYKDVFDLNHEQSNEMVYAISMDGPSLNEGGILSTFYGPNGQVTNGGGWGTVYINHSHEESYDREDARLFNNVAKHQANESTPEEGATDITTHTVNKNNWRGWKWHAEKPNNYPNDTPFDNPYIRYADVLLMYAEARNGQGTLTQADLDMTINRLRARARMSETALPNMILSNQADNASELLSERRKELCFEGWRRNDLTRFGVYKEAISGITQGGPNAGDPGPEFQDYEIRWPIPQSELDINPNLIQNEGY